In Apium graveolens cultivar Ventura unplaced genomic scaffold, ASM990537v1 ctg8570, whole genome shotgun sequence, one genomic interval encodes:
- the LOC141705120 gene encoding protein FAR1-RELATED SEQUENCE 5-like, translated as MGPKFRDCSSCGDSSHISLLVGDYVSNGGNSLSESEIFVSRFNISHGGHKYYIPKYSGDISKPEVNQSFDSSEKGIEFYKEYGRLSRFNVRLNIEMKDDRDEIILRKYIICGRAGFNDLPRNLDESSSKIVKRRRTVSGRCGCKAICVFKRIGPTMNIGTSKSFTLMKEQVGGYGNIGASVHDFQNFNRDLRCYVGEADAQILLEKFKVLHETCESFYYAYDVDCEGYLTNLFWADATARRNYELNGDVVSFDATFNTNRYNMIFAPFTGVDKHDLCVTFAACLLCHAMKAAVPEVFKATNEYPATKHRLCMWHIIQKSPLKLGNRLCKETDFMEKMKKFIWSSTIEPDEFESGWLSVMKEFKLEWNKWLGKMYSLRKSWIPAYF; from the exons ATGGGACCAAAATTTCGAGACT GTTCCAGTTGCGGTGATTCGTCTCATATTAGCCTTTTAGTAGGTGATTATGTATCTAATGGCGGTAACAGTTTATCTGAAAGTGAGATTTTTGTTTCGCGTTTTAATATTTCACATGGTGGTCATAAGTATTACATTCCAAAGTATAGTGGTGATATTTCTAAACCAGAGGTTAATCAGAGTTTTGATAGTTCGGAAAAAGGTATTGAATTTTACAAGGAATATGGGAGGTTGTCTAGATTTAATGTGAGGTTGAATATTGAAATGAAAGATGATAGGGATGAaataattttgagaaaatatattATTTGTGGGAGAGCTGGTTTTAATGATCTGCCTAGAAATTTAGATGAAAGTTCTAGTAAAATTGTTAAGCGTAGGAGGACTGTTTCAGGGAGGTGCGGATGTAAAGCAATATGTGTTTTCAAACGTATTGGTCCGACAA TGAATATTGGTACTAGTAAATCTTTTACTTTGATGAAGGAACAGGTTGGTGGTTATGGCAATATTGGTGCTTCGGTacatgattttcagaattttaatagAGATTTAAGGTGTTATGTTGGTGAGGCTGATGCACAGATATTGCTGGAAAAGTTTAAAGTTTTACATGAGACATGTGAATCATTTTATTATGCATATGATGTTGATTGTGAGGGTTATTTAACGAATCTTTTTTGGGCTGATGCTACTGCTAGAAGAAATTATGAATTAAATGGAGATGTTGTATCCTTTGATGCTACATTTAATACAAATCG GTATAACATGATCTTTGCTCCTTTTACCGGTGTGGATAAACATGATCTATGTGTCACATTTGCTGCATGTCTTCTT TGTCATGCAATGAAAGCTGCTGTTCCTGAAGTTTTTAAAGCAACCAATGAATATCCTGCCACTAAGCATCGTTTATGCATGTGGCATATAATCCAGAAATCCCCTCTTAAG CTTGGCAATCGATTGTGTAAGGAAACTGACTTTatggagaagatgaagaaatttatCTGGTCTTCAACTATTGAGCCTGATGAGTTTGAATCAGGGTGGTTATCA